The window tggttatcacctggactttcattcaacagttcatcaaaatattgggcccatctttctagtattgctcCCTCACTGCCCATTATTATACCATCCTTATctctacacaaacttgttctaggctggaaatccttacgacttttatttaacttctgatagaaagctctctcatcattcatccctttcaactgttccatttcttctaattctttcctctcgtattgtctctttttcttcttgtgcaatctcttttcttctcttctagAAGTTCTAcactcttccactgcttttcgggtgtggttcctctgttgcattcttTTAAGGATGTTGCTCATGCACACTCTTCACCAAACCAATTGTTCTCTTCCCTTCCaaaaacttcatttgcagtttttaatagtgcgtctaagattcttccagatttcatcaatgCTCTCACTATTAGGCAAATCGGTCAGGACCTCATTAAGCAAGCTAGCATATCTAGAGCAGTTTCGGGCTTCTTCAGCCaagcactgttgaactttcttgcattggatccatgtacttttcttgcattagatattcggcttctaatagctactaccacaaggtagtggtcagagtcaatattggtCCCCactataacttctaacatccatcaagttagagaagtgccttgcatctattaggaggtggtcaatttgTTTAAAAGTACTTCCATATGGAGACTTCCATATCATTTTATGTctgtccttgtgattaaaagttgtacttcccactaccataaTTTTCGAGGATGCAAAATGcataagcctgattccattatcattagaaatatcatgcaagctatattttccaatacaatgtctgtattcgtcttcctttcctatcttcgcattcaaatccccgaagattattttacagtctgctcttgggcactcattataaatttcatccaattcatAGTAAAATTAATCTTTATCTTCGTCcctcttctcttcagttggagcatgtgcacagatcagactgtaattgaagaacttccctctaattctaagtctgcacaatctatgcgattttgtccgaaaatccatgataaggtgttttatctgcttattgacaataaaaccaaTACCAAACATGTGATCCTTCATGTGGCAGCTATAGAATACCATATGATTTtttctctgtatcactccttcGCCAATCCATCTCAattcttgaatagcagtaatatcgagtcgatactcatccagctgatcgagcaactttcttaggtttccagATTGGTAAAGAGTTcaaacattccacgaaccaattctcaagtcctttacacgtttgtgaggtcgtcgtaaaaaggtcaggctggctatttcttcttcagatttcgtaacgagagttttttacagattgggctgatgttttctttcggggttgtctcccttagctggtgggtccccattttgaagcatCGGGAACTCACTTTtttgcccttacatgacttagccatggatgtacagcaatacatgttcgaatatttccaaacacagataaagaaaaagaaatcaCTTCATcgcacaattttttaaaaaaagtgcatAAATCAGAATTCTCCTTTTAGGACTAACTTACAGCGAGGAATCACtctgagccactcattacatttgtttctgtttgcagaaaatttctgtgcgaagtacaaaaaggtgcaaaacaatatcacatattccaagatttgtagactcaaaaaatcaaatcaccacagtACACAATAAAAAATGAACTGATTAATGCATAGCTATCAACTATCAGTAACAAACACCTCATTATgaacacattaccaacacttacgacagcaaaacaatataaatgaaactggaaatgtggggtcagtgacttaggtggccagcgctccagcaacatcatggtgaaactttccaattaggCTATCAGCTTTatactgggcttcacaagcgactgtcaaggccggtataaggagcgcagcgagggatccagtcgaaaGTGCACTGACTTACATTCATTGTTGCGGGGCATACAACACACTAACTGCCCGTAGAAACTTGTGGACATGTTCTTTGCGAAGGTTGGCAGTATTTAAACAGGTGTTCAGCCAACTATCCTATGAAGTGCTCTTATGCCCAGACATGGGGAAAGATTCTCTTACATTCCTCCATTTTCTCTCAATTGTGTTGGTATGAACAGCGAGAACCTCTTCCGCAAGATGTTCGGCATGATAGTTCAAAATGTgtggtttctttcttttcaataaaggtggcagccttgtgggcacgcTTAATGCGAGCTATATCGGATCAGTAAGAGACTAATATTCATGACAGCTGACCAaagccagccaatagcaacacagaaaatggtagcAAAACTCAGATTTACAGTGCCTCCGTTTtgattcttctatataagtaagaatacttttagAGGCAGGATGGTGGGTCCCTGGGAAGCATAAAGGAAGAATTTCTCCTTTTTGCTACTTCAGATATTGTTTcacatcattttaatatttttttcaccTCTATAATCTGCGGTCTATGGAACTACCACCTAATAAATTCCACAAAATGTTTGACTGGTTCATTAATTCAACCTAAGTGAATGTACAGTAactttgttaacattgatgctttcacggcccatacttgtagacatgatataggcttttgggcttatgccatatcaagaaaacaaggtaaaaactctttacatttcacagagaactttgctccaagtcttcagaagaaaatctcgactgttcaagaGGAAGATTTCTACAAGACAAGTGGAGCAAAGTTATCTGCAAAACGCAAGCgtttcacctcgttttcttgacacggcataatccctCATGCCTATATCATGTCTGAATGTAACTTTGTTAATACAGGTTAAGAATTATTTTACTTTTTCAGGTTAAGAGTATATTTTCCTTTTTCTATGTCCTAACTTTTGTCAACTGTGTGAACACAATTTTCCATTCCTAATACAAAATTTCCTTGATACAGATTGGAAAATCTTACTCTTCACAGTATCTTCATGGATGAAAAGAGTAATAGTTTTTCATTCAATTCACGATTGCAATATTAATGCACCAAACATTAACTTCTCAACTTACTGTTCAGCAATCAATCCATATGTAGGCCTAACTATAAAAAATGGCCCATCCTCACAAGTCCACTTCAAGATGATGTTGCCTTACATGCTTAGAATGTTTTGATGAAAAACCACGTGAACATGTGTGAACAAAATTCAAGAAACCAAGCACGAAGTGCAACACTGTTATTAATGACGGAAGAACTAGTTTTAAGTAGAATCCAAATGtgattttccatttcaaaaatttcacatgcATTTGCCAGGATACAGACTAAGGCCACCTTGATAAGTCCATGAAATATGAAGGAACCGTATTGATGACTGCTGATATCTTGATCATACCCACGGGACATCCAGTTTTAAGTGTAATCCGAACTACGGTGGcatgacttttaatttcaaaaatcctacattcGCACCGCGGCCGCTTGGTGAGAAGTTTGCGACTGTGCCGCGCCtctatcaaccccccccccccataaactGGTGAAGGCTATCCGTAACCAGTGTGACTGCAGTGTGTAGGGTCACATTAGAAGCATGAACTCGGAATGATTTCTTTAATAATTTTCATGGATACACTCAACCATTACCGAAAACATTAAAGTTTGACTTTTTAGTTTTACACAAGTAATATATTATACACTCCAGAAATAAAAGCAGCCCACTAAGGTAATGATTAAACAAGAAATTATAAGTAATTTCATCAATACACATCACGTATTATCACTTACAAGTTTTTAAAACGCTTATGTCATTGCACTTCTTGCCCAAACAAACAGCATTGCCAACATTTACTTTCAACCAATATCCAAAGAGAAAAGACATTCGTAAATTCATGAAGCTGTGTGGACAGGACAGCTGCAATCGCCGCGATGTCTTGCGATTAAAAATTGTCTTCAGCTGTGTAATGGCCGCTCGGGACGTATCTTAACATCCATAGCTACCTACGAAAACCTGCTAACAGAGTTGCATgcgaagaagaaagaaatatggtctGAGTTCTATGCAATTTAATCCATGTCATCTTCAGACTGGAAAGTCCTGACTATGATTTTCGACATATAACAACTCTTTCCTCAGTACACGTATTCCACTTTCGAGTGTGTAAAACAAAACCTTTCGCGAGCCAGCTTTAAAGTGTATCTGTGAACTATGAGTACAGAAATGGGAATGTCGAACGAGGTCACGATGAGTATtgcattaggggggggggggtctcttaataaataccatgaacttgctacgctgccgtagcagggggagaggtgatacccccacgtggcgcgtcccagctggcggataggggggtcctaaccggcttgccggcacacttgagggaaataaaatacctctcgcggaccaaacacacaaccccctgtgggtgggggacgccgacgaagaatacacccacggtatcccctgcctgtcgtaagaggcgactaaaaggaacgaccaaggaatgattgtcttggaaccatgaaactacttgtgattagtaccaccacgcggatagcatcataggtcgcttttacttgcgcgtagtaccactatattaggtaccaaataggtttgttattagtagcacacaggagcaccgtgcggtcggcttttgcagtaggtacctgtgattagtagcaccatatgagcaggaccatgggatgatagctaccatggttctgccttgcctgtgattagtacccagtatatgaggaacaccacgggataggggaaggtccctgtggttattactcttatgtgacgaacaccataggtttgcgttgcctgtaaatggcaccgcaaagtgagaaaaacataggtctgtattatatgtcgaatttcataacctctgagtattacaataacgtgtggaataccgcaagtctctgctacttttgattagtaccgcaacaggacaaataccatggttctactttcctagcgatcagtaccgttatgaggggccgataacttggattttggaccccctttagactgcaagcatcatcgtttcaatgttatgctatagcagcagtcccttgtaatcctattcttttacgtcagtttgtgagAATGTAAAGCATTGCAGGTCGCAatttctcatttcgtaccattaggggccgatgacctcgatgttaggcccctttaaacaacaatcatcatcatcttcttaatAAATAACCTTTCATTATCACTACAATTGATTTTTTAACTAATGgccattagctgcaataaatatattattgttaCTAAAGGGAGATGTTCCAAGCGCTAGCTTTATTACCTATCCTTCAGGCACCGTGGGATAATTCTTATTTAAAACAATCAATAAGCGTAAAGCGCTTACCGTTTGTTACCATGATGCTGCAGTGGGGACAAGTTTTGCGTGTTACTTCCCTATGCAggtgcgttgcctacgagatatataacgccgggaaatacagcacactagactcggcctcgaggtacttccgacaagcgccgctagagttctctttactgagctgtcacgcccgctcattacaacacgtttcagtacgaaaacctataaaaattcattaaaactagcaatttcagaagacaccaaagcagatgtgagataaaaatagaccaagagcaggtgtatgacttactttctacaacgtatttcttaacactttgcttaaacgaaataagtaattcacgaaagaagcagagaagtctattagcgagtttgtcacttcttcccgttttctttAATTCTGCCTaagtgtatccgataaactgatcgagattggggttataaataactttgggtataatcaccatcttataaattatcagctatccaACCTTTTCTTCCACACACAcatgatgttgcgacattcgtattgaagccgctgtttggagaacgatgttatgcccgtttcgccattagaaaatcctatataatttttagCATCTTCTGACGTGGTTCAGTTACGCAGTGCAAGAATCTCAAATCTGTAGcgggtaggtgctttcctatgccagaggacgcaaatttttagcgtcgtttctccgtatttcacttttcCTTCCCGTGAGATTCACTTTGTTCTATCAgaaataaagctcctaaatgatcatttgtaccattattttgaaattcgtttactttttggtcaagttcaggtaccttaaatcatttttcttatttcattaccACCGGGCGAAGCgcccatgcggttagaggcgcgcggctgtgagcttgcatccgggagatagtgggttcgaatcccactgtcggcagccctgaagatggtttttcgtggtttcccatcttcacacaaggaaaatgctggggctgtaccttaattaaggccacagccccttccttccaactcccaggcctttcctatcccatcgtcgccataagacctatctgtgtcggttcgacgtaaagccactagcaaaaaaatatcattaccgtatcctacttttcaatataaagactgttttccgtaatctgccatttgaaatttcatcaaaatatatttagatttaacataaggtagatactcgtagccttttctagccttttcttgacatagaaacgagacttttaggtacttcttttttgtttgtgggtgacgtatATCAGTTATATGCTAAAGATATGGTaggttcatcgttatctgaatcagaaatgttactaaattttgatggcaatacgtcatttcttgaaGCTGGAACCTTcttgcgtttgacacttttctgttgtgaacaggatatacactaatAAAAACAGAAGGAAATTAGTTGTGGGGGAATTCGCTTTATTGATATGCTTACATTGAAATCTGGTATATTAAAACGCAAGCCACATACTCGTTCCTAGAAATAGCTtgtctgcatttctctcttaaaccgcactccgaagaAAAATTATGGAAGGTCACAtgttcttgctttttagcggtatccgaaaTACAGGTTTGTATTAGTTGCtctgtcccggccttgtatatctcgtaggcaacggtaggTGGTAGCTATGCATTCTCTTTGAGTGGCTGTGTCCGTATTTTAGCCTCTTTGGTTTATTCTTCCATCAAGTTTGCGTTAGCGTGGAAATATGGTAAGTTCGTAATGTGAACTTTTATCCATTAGTTGTTGATGCATCATTCATGTGATAAAAGGCATTGAATTTCACTGtgatttataattgtatgtttgtCATTGAAGTGGTGTTGTTTTGTGTAGTTTGTTCGTGTAAGGGAGAGAAATTAACATTTATAAAGTGAGGTTATAACGGAAGGATGGTAATATGTTATGGCTGTTATTTGATGATATTCTTTCTTTTTTGTACAAGTCGAAGATATTGCCTTGGAATCTCTCTGAACCTAGTTATTTGTAAATGTATGTCATATTGAAGTGAAATCCATTATCTGAATATTAATGTTAATTTCCAGACTAAAGGTACATCAAGTTTTGGTAAACGTCGGAATAAGACACACACGCTGTGTCGTAGGTGTGGACGTTCATCCTATCATATACAGAAGTCAAAATGTGCCCAGTGCGGATATCCTAGCCGTAAATTGAGGAGctgtaagtatttttttttaaatattggataTTAACTCGAAATGTTTTGGGCTGATTTGACAAGTGCAATATTTTGACGTGCGTTTCAAGGGACCCTGTAATAAGTTAATCCTTTTAAAAGTTTGTTAAGTCCTGTGTAAAAGTCTGATAATAATAGATAACTGCAGCCAGCGGCCAGATAATAAGCTATGCGTACGATGTGCCGAATTTTTGATAGCGAGTCTTATTCTTTGTTTATAGGCCATTGCAAGCTACCTATCGCACTGTTTCTTGCACAGATGCATTCGGGGCACAGTTCGTCGTACCACTTGTTTGAACAtaacaaagccgggctgagtggctcagatggttaaggcgctggccttctaaccccaacttgacaggttcgatcctggctcagtccggtggtatttgaaggtgctcaaatatgacagcctcgtgtcggtagatttactggcacgtaaaataactcctgcgggactaaattctggcacctcggcgtctccaaaaacctttaaagtagttagtgggacgtaaagcaaataacagctttgttcgtagtacagtcAGAAACGGTTGCCATctatcagacgcatgcgcacattcaaattcacgttcgtagtagcgatcatcagagttgctgactactaatgtgttgttcatacaaacttttcaaactgttggaagccatcagcaaaccgttggaacagtttctgttcctggacgaaaactctttcagtcagcgagtcagaatatgAGCGCGCATACCCGCTGCCATCTATGTTCGTTCcataactgacctgagaattacttcacggccgTGATTAGTTGCTGAAGTAACcttacaaaataagtaaaatttaccaaatttgaaaatataacccacttctgtatttatgtctaAGTATAGCCTATATATTCAGACTTTAAACTAATACTATGTAGTCATTCACGTTGTTATCTTACCGTGTTTATCAATTTTAATACCTGGAGTTTCGAAaaaatcctaattaatttctgaagcTTACAGAATACAAAACACGTTGGTTCAAAACAGCAGACCTTTCCAACCACTTCCGTTCGTAGTGGAAATTAGCTCGTCATATTTCAAACTAGTTGCCAACCACGCATGCGCATATGGACGATAAATCGAACTATCACGgattcgttctgcgaacaaacCTAACATTAACTATTGAACATAAAGTGAAATCCGTGGACTGTGAAGTGTTACAAGATGTCTGCTGTAATTGGATTATTTCCAGTCTGTAGTCAGCATGGCATCTTTTCACTAGAACTCTGTCCATATTTCCTTTCTGTTTTGTCGCCTATCGTTCAGCACCTTTGTTACGTTATCGGTTGATGGCAGAAAACGCCTTATCTTGAGACCTTCAATAAGGAAGGTTTCAGTATACTCCGcatggccttacttctaaattgaagttttgcaaaacaaatgagcatcgccaatcctctgttgccagcgcgctacgcccgcgagaacagctgatgcaatacgaccgcggtaaacagccataTATAGTAAAATGTAGGcctaataccgtactcagaaaaacaaatacatatggaatgaaaacaaattcataaaatctacacttactaacaacatctgacactaataagagaatatattattcagaataaaagagaattaggaaataacacatcacttaccgccaatggctggcacaggaaggaggttatggcctacaaagggaacactccactgatctcagagtcactggaaccctctaaCAATGAATCATTGTCACTATCACCAGGTCCCAAAGATATTATTAAACTTTCGACGGAGTTCTCCAGTACATCTTCATTTTCCCACGCCTCACGTATTAATCTTTGTGCACTGcgcacaactttcctccagtcatcggcacTGACGTTCGCCACAGCTTCGGTTAACAGGTTTTCCACCTCTGGTACAGTAAAACGCTTATTTTTTGTTGCAACATAACCCTTAACCTGAGCCCAAATCTTCTCTATTGCATTGAAGTGGCAATGATAAGGTGGAAGTCGAATAACTTTATGTCCATGACGTCTTGCAATTTCGTCCACGACATACACAGGAAATTgtggcttgttttctttcacaagctgcaacagttcaccttgcttcatgtcgtcccgcacaggaatgttgtgcctccttaaccactcagcaagaatcgacttctgtgctgccattgtcggagctttgtcttgaattacggaatggtagggggcattgtccattattattgtacaattttcAGACAGGTTATTCATCAATGTGTATTCAAACCAGTTCTGAAAATTGACACCATTCATCTCCTCGTGGTAATCGCCAGTCTTCTTAGACCTCAGAACATATAAACAGTTAGGTACAAATCCGTTTgcggtaccggcatgtagcacaataattcttcccccctttccaatggacactgccattgtaccttccgcagaatcatctgtccagccttttcctacggtatggtttgcattaatccatgtttcatctaaccacactcgaatcaaaattttccttcataaCGTCCCTTAAAAACCGGCAGCGCCACATCACAATATCACTTCTTTCCATTAACACTCGGCGACCGTTTAATTTCTTGTAACGGAATCCCAGTTCCTTTACCACAACATTCAGTGAATTCTTGCTTCCTTTAAATAGTTTGCTTTCCTTCAGAGACTCGCGTAGCTTCGCAAGAGTAGGGTGTTCTGATCTGCGGTAGTAGTCATAAATATGACGACGAATGGCATCTTTCTCGAAACTGTCCCAAGTTTGTCACTGGTTTGGCCCGATTCCTTTTCTTACCCGGTGTTTCAAACTTAGAGGATCCAGGAGATTGTTCCTTAGCGTGGTATTTCTCCTTTCCAATTGCCACTACTGTGTATTTACTCACTTTGGTAGCGTCGGCAGTTCTCTGTACAGCTTGTGCTAAAGGAAGCAATGTAGCAccgttctccttttctttctcaaagtaTTCGCGCACATTGGACACAATTTCACGAGCCTGGCTTCTCAAGGGCGTGCCTTGTCCCACACGTCtcgatttcttgccacttgtctttcccgaactacactgagacatggtaaacacgacgaactaagtacactgatacacggacgtaaataaaactacaactatttaataattaaacctatactgtacttatgctatgctaaactgtaaactacgctatactgtactatactagagagataaaactTAGATGATAAAACACTAATTACTGGAGGAAAATGC is drawn from Anabrus simplex isolate iqAnaSimp1 chromosome 1, ASM4041472v1, whole genome shotgun sequence and contains these coding sequences:
- the RpL37a gene encoding large ribosomal subunit protein eL37 isoform X1; protein product: MTKGTSSFGKRRNKTHTLCRRCGRSSYHIQKSKCAQCGYPSRKLRSYNWSVKAQRRKTTGTGRMRTLKIVRRRFRNGFREGGKISPRKVAGS